In the genome of Aureimonas sp. OT7, one region contains:
- the glgC gene encoding glucose-1-phosphate adenylyltransferase — translation MPNERHVAPISRDTMAYVLAGGRGSRLMELTDSRAKPAVYFGGKSRIIDFALSNAVNSGIRRIGVATQYKAHSLIRHLHRGWNFLRPGRNESFDVLPASQRVSEDQWYAGTADAVFQNLDIIEAYDPKYIIILAGDHVYKMDYEIMLQQHVDTGADVTIGCLEVPRMEARGFGVMHVDEKGRVTDFIEKPEDPPAIPGRPDTALASMGIYVFSTAFLADQLRRDAADLKSARDFGKDIIPYVVRHGAAYAHSFNRSVVRSSNEADAYWRDVGTVDAYWQANIDLTDVVPQLDIYDRDWPIWTYADVTPPAKFVHDEDGRRGYAVSSLVSGDCIISGGSLKRSLLFTGVRMRSYSRLDHAVVLPGVVIGRHARVSHAVIDRGVEIPEGLVIGEDPELDAQRFRRTASGICLVTQPMIDRLTHFG, via the coding sequence ATGCCGAATGAGCGCCATGTGGCTCCGATTTCGCGCGATACGATGGCCTACGTGCTTGCAGGAGGGCGCGGCAGCCGTCTGATGGAACTGACGGACAGCCGGGCCAAGCCGGCGGTTTATTTCGGTGGCAAGTCGAGGATCATCGATTTCGCCCTGTCCAACGCGGTCAATTCGGGCATCCGCCGCATCGGCGTGGCGACCCAGTACAAGGCGCACAGCCTGATCCGGCATCTGCACCGCGGCTGGAACTTCCTGCGGCCGGGCCGCAACGAGAGCTTCGACGTGTTGCCCGCCTCGCAGCGCGTATCGGAAGACCAGTGGTATGCGGGCACCGCCGACGCCGTCTTCCAGAACCTCGACATCATCGAGGCCTATGACCCGAAATACATCATCATCCTTGCGGGCGACCACGTCTACAAGATGGACTACGAGATCATGCTGCAGCAGCATGTGGACACCGGGGCCGACGTCACCATCGGTTGCCTGGAAGTGCCCCGCATGGAGGCGCGCGGCTTCGGCGTGATGCATGTGGACGAAAAGGGCCGCGTCACCGACTTCATCGAAAAGCCCGAGGATCCGCCGGCGATACCGGGCCGGCCGGACACCGCGCTCGCGTCCATGGGCATCTACGTCTTCTCCACCGCCTTCCTGGCCGATCAGTTGCGGCGCGACGCAGCCGACCTCAAGTCCGCGCGCGATTTCGGCAAGGATATCATCCCCTATGTCGTTCGCCATGGCGCGGCCTACGCGCATTCCTTCAACCGCTCGGTCGTGCGCTCGTCCAACGAGGCTGACGCCTACTGGCGCGATGTGGGCACCGTCGACGCCTACTGGCAGGCCAATATCGACCTGACCGATGTCGTCCCCCAGCTCGACATCTACGACCGCGACTGGCCCATCTGGACCTATGCCGACGTGACGCCGCCGGCCAAGTTCGTGCATGACGAGGATGGGCGGCGCGGTTATGCCGTATCCTCCCTGGTATCGGGCGATTGCATCATCTCGGGCGGGTCGCTGAAACGCTCGCTGCTGTTTACCGGCGTGCGCATGCGCTCCTATTCGCGGCTCGATCATGCGGTGGTGCTGCCTGGCGTCGTCATCGGCCGACATGCACGCGTCAGCCACGCCGTCATCGACCGCGGCGTCGAAATTCCCGAAGGACTGGTCATCGGCGAGGATCCGGAGCTGGACGCCCAGCGCTTCCGGCGCACCGCCAGCGGCATCTGCCTCGTGACGCAGCCGATGATCGACAGGCTGACGCACTTTGGGTGA
- a CDS encoding glycogen/starch/alpha-glucan phosphorylase translates to MRRATHNPLPRGNDADTLALEIVEKLTYSLGKTTGVARMYDWMDATCLAVRDRIIDHWISSTQKVNKDQSKRVCYLSMEFLIGRLLRDAINNLGLAEPVKQALARYGVELDLVELLEPDAALGNGGLGRLAACFMESMASTEVPAFGYGIRYVHGFFRQEIADGAQVELPEDWLAHGNPWEFERRETAYEIGFGGKVTMVEEPGRPPRCVWRPAERVLAVAFDTPIVGWRGKHVNTLRLWSAQALDPILLDAFNSGDHIGALLESNRAEAITRVLYPADSHQAGQELRLRQEFFFSSASLQDIVRRHLQTYDTLANLADKVSIQLNDTHPAVSVAELMRILVDVHGMEWDEAWTVTQATFSYTNHTLLPEALETWPIHLFERLLPRQMQIIYAINADIIRHARQDKGLGDGEVSAISLIDENNGRRVRMGQLAFVGSHAVNGVSALHTDLMKETVFHDLHRLFPDRIENKTNGVTPRRWLFECNPGLCSLLDETIGTAYRDDLERLIDLDPYADDASFRDRFAAVKLANKQRLAKVIEERLATYVDPRAIFDIQVKRIHEYKRQFLNIIETVALYDQIRSSPHLEWTPRVKVFAGKAAPSYHEAKEIIHLINDVASVINADPAVRNLLKVVFIPNYNVSLAEIIMPAADISEQISTAGLEASGTGNMKFALNGALTIGTLDGANVEMQEHVGADNMFIFGLKADEVARRRADDHRGQPLIDQQPLLRAALDSIEGGVFSEGEPARYRSLVGSLRDRDWWMIAADFDSYWQTQRRLDTLWHDKADWNCIAVHNTARMGWFSSDRSIAEYARDIWHAGAFEKKG, encoded by the coding sequence ATGCGCCGGGCCACGCACAACCCGCTGCCCCGCGGCAACGACGCCGATACGCTGGCGCTCGAGATCGTCGAGAAGCTCACCTATTCGCTGGGCAAGACCACAGGCGTCGCCCGCATGTACGACTGGATGGACGCGACGTGCCTGGCCGTGCGCGACCGCATCATCGACCATTGGATTTCCTCGACCCAGAAGGTCAACAAGGACCAGTCCAAGCGCGTCTGCTACCTGTCGATGGAATTCCTGATCGGTCGGCTTTTGCGCGACGCGATCAACAATCTCGGCCTTGCCGAGCCGGTGAAGCAGGCTCTCGCCCGCTACGGTGTCGAGCTCGACCTGGTCGAGCTGCTGGAGCCGGATGCGGCACTGGGCAATGGCGGCCTCGGCCGGCTCGCGGCCTGTTTCATGGAAAGCATGGCCTCTACCGAGGTGCCGGCCTTCGGGTACGGCATCCGTTATGTCCATGGCTTCTTCCGCCAGGAGATTGCCGACGGCGCCCAGGTGGAACTGCCGGAAGACTGGCTGGCCCATGGCAACCCCTGGGAGTTCGAGCGCCGTGAGACGGCTTACGAAATCGGCTTCGGCGGCAAGGTGACCATGGTGGAAGAGCCGGGGCGTCCGCCCCGCTGCGTCTGGCGTCCGGCCGAGCGCGTCCTGGCCGTCGCCTTCGATACGCCCATCGTCGGGTGGCGCGGCAAGCACGTCAACACGCTGCGGCTGTGGAGCGCACAGGCGCTGGACCCCATCCTGCTCGATGCCTTCAATTCCGGCGACCACATCGGCGCCCTGCTGGAATCGAACCGCGCCGAAGCCATTACCCGCGTCCTCTACCCGGCCGATTCGCATCAGGCCGGACAGGAACTGCGGCTTCGGCAGGAATTCTTCTTCTCGTCCGCCTCGCTGCAGGACATCGTCCGCCGCCATCTGCAGACCTACGACACGCTGGCAAACCTTGCGGACAAGGTGTCGATCCAGCTCAACGATACGCACCCGGCCGTCTCGGTGGCGGAATTGATGCGCATCCTGGTCGACGTGCACGGCATGGAGTGGGACGAGGCCTGGACCGTCACCCAGGCGACCTTCTCCTACACCAACCACACGCTGCTGCCCGAAGCCCTGGAAACCTGGCCGATCCATCTGTTCGAGCGGCTGTTGCCCCGCCAGATGCAGATCATCTACGCCATCAACGCCGACATCATCCGTCATGCCCGGCAGGACAAGGGCCTTGGCGACGGCGAAGTCTCTGCGATCTCGCTCATCGACGAAAACAACGGTCGCCGCGTGCGTATGGGGCAGCTGGCGTTCGTCGGCTCCCACGCGGTGAACGGCGTTTCCGCGCTGCATACGGACCTGATGAAGGAAACCGTCTTCCACGACCTGCACCGGCTGTTCCCGGACCGGATCGAAAACAAGACCAACGGCGTGACGCCACGCCGCTGGCTGTTCGAATGCAATCCCGGCCTGTGCAGCCTGCTCGACGAGACTATCGGCACCGCCTACCGCGACGACCTCGAAAGGCTGATCGACCTCGACCCTTATGCCGATGACGCCAGCTTCCGCGACCGGTTCGCGGCGGTGAAGCTGGCCAACAAGCAACGCCTTGCCAAGGTGATCGAGGAGCGCCTAGCCACCTATGTCGATCCGAGGGCCATCTTCGACATCCAGGTCAAGCGCATCCACGAATACAAGCGCCAGTTCCTGAATATCATCGAAACGGTGGCGCTCTACGACCAGATCCGCTCCTCGCCGCACCTGGAATGGACGCCGCGCGTCAAGGTCTTCGCCGGAAAGGCGGCCCCCAGCTATCACGAAGCCAAGGAAATCATCCACCTCATCAACGACGTGGCCAGCGTGATCAACGCCGATCCGGCCGTGCGCAACCTGCTCAAGGTCGTCTTCATCCCGAACTACAATGTCAGCCTGGCCGAAATCATCATGCCGGCCGCCGACATTTCCGAGCAGATTTCCACGGCGGGGCTGGAGGCTTCGGGCACCGGCAACATGAAGTTCGCGCTCAACGGCGCCCTCACCATCGGTACGCTGGACGGAGCCAACGTGGAGATGCAGGAACATGTGGGCGCGGACAACATGTTCATCTTCGGCCTCAAGGCAGACGAAGTGGCCCGCAGGCGCGCCGACGACCATCGCGGCCAACCGCTCATCGACCAGCAGCCGCTGCTGCGCGCCGCGCTGGATTCCATCGAGGGGGGCGTGTTCTCGGAGGGCGAGCCGGCGCGCTATCGCAGCCTTGTCGGCTCCCTGCGCGACAGGGACTGGTGGATGATCGCCGCCGACTTCGACTCCTACTGGCAGACGCAGCGCCGGCTGGACACGCTCTGGCACGACAAGGCGGACTGGAACTGCATCGCCGTCCACAATACGGCGCGCATGGGCTGGTTCTCCTCCGACCGGTCGATCGCCGAATATGCGCGCGATATCTGGCATGCGGGAGCATTCGAAAAGAAGGGGTGA
- the pgi gene encoding glucose-6-phosphate isomerase, with product MADTHGYGATVRTLAERGEAARERGIKALFESAPGRFDAFSAALEDLTLDYSKTAFGAEDREAMFAFARACGLEERRDAMFAGARINATEGRSVLHVALRGRPDDGYEAAGVYVGDDVEDVLVAMSRFSDGIRSGEIAPAQGGRFTDVVNIGIGGSDLGPVMATLALAPYHDGPRLHFVSNVDSAHIADILRGLDPATTLFIIASKTFTTIETMTNAATARRFIAEALGEDAVGAHFCAVSTALDKVAAFGIDETRAFGFWDWVGGRYSLWSAIGLPLMIAIGPDRFREFLAGARAMDRHFKTAPMAENLPILLGLVGWWHRVAQGCPSRAVIPYDQRLARLPAYLQQLDMESNGKHVGLDGERVKTPTGPVVWGEPGTNGQHAFFQLLHQGTDVVPVEFLLGANSHEPDLQDHQDLLIANCLAQSEALMKGRTLEEARQQLLAAGRSADEAERIAPHREFSGNRPSLTILYRTLDPYTLGRIIALYEHRVFVEAQLFGINAFDQWGVELGKELATGLLPVVRGEASAEGRDASTVGLVNAISTLKG from the coding sequence GTGGCTGATACTCATGGATATGGCGCAACGGTCCGCACTCTTGCGGAGCGTGGAGAAGCGGCACGCGAGCGCGGCATCAAGGCGCTCTTCGAAAGTGCACCCGGGCGTTTCGATGCGTTCAGCGCCGCGCTGGAGGATCTGACCCTCGATTATTCCAAGACGGCGTTCGGCGCGGAAGACCGCGAGGCCATGTTTGCCTTTGCGCGCGCATGCGGCCTGGAAGAGCGGCGCGACGCCATGTTTGCGGGCGCCCGCATCAACGCGACGGAGGGGCGTTCGGTGCTGCATGTCGCGTTGCGCGGCCGGCCGGACGATGGCTACGAGGCGGCCGGCGTGTATGTCGGCGACGACGTCGAGGACGTCCTTGTCGCCATGTCCCGCTTTTCGGACGGCATCCGCAGCGGCGAGATCGCGCCGGCACAGGGCGGCCGGTTCACCGATGTCGTCAATATCGGTATCGGCGGCTCCGATCTCGGGCCGGTGATGGCCACGCTGGCCCTTGCGCCCTATCATGACGGGCCGCGCCTGCACTTCGTGTCGAATGTCGACAGCGCCCATATCGCCGATATCCTGCGTGGGCTCGACCCGGCGACGACGCTGTTCATCATCGCATCGAAAACCTTCACCACCATCGAGACGATGACGAACGCCGCGACGGCGCGGCGCTTCATCGCCGAGGCGCTTGGCGAGGATGCTGTCGGGGCGCATTTCTGCGCGGTGTCGACGGCGCTGGACAAGGTTGCCGCATTCGGCATTGACGAGACGCGCGCCTTCGGCTTCTGGGATTGGGTCGGCGGCCGCTATTCGCTCTGGTCGGCCATCGGGCTGCCGCTCATGATTGCGATCGGTCCCGACCGGTTCCGCGAGTTCCTGGCGGGCGCCCGGGCGATGGATCGCCATTTCAAGACGGCTCCGATGGCCGAAAACCTGCCCATTCTTCTGGGTCTGGTCGGCTGGTGGCATCGCGTCGCGCAGGGTTGCCCCTCGCGCGCCGTCATTCCCTACGATCAGCGTTTGGCGCGCCTGCCGGCCTACCTGCAGCAGCTCGACATGGAATCCAACGGGAAGCATGTCGGCCTCGACGGCGAGCGCGTGAAGACGCCGACCGGGCCCGTCGTATGGGGCGAGCCCGGCACCAATGGGCAGCATGCCTTTTTCCAGCTCCTGCATCAGGGCACCGACGTCGTGCCGGTGGAGTTCCTGCTGGGCGCGAACTCGCACGAGCCCGATCTGCAGGATCATCAGGACCTTCTGATCGCCAATTGCCTTGCGCAGAGCGAGGCGCTGATGAAGGGCCGCACGCTGGAAGAAGCGCGCCAGCAACTCCTGGCCGCGGGCCGTTCCGCCGACGAAGCGGAGCGCATCGCGCCGCACCGCGAATTTTCCGGAAACCGCCCTTCCCTCACCATCCTGTATCGCACGCTGGACCCGTACACGCTGGGCCGCATCATCGCGCTCTACGAACATCGGGTCTTCGTGGAAGCCCAGTTGTTCGGGATCAACGCCTTCGACCAATGGGGCGTCGAACTGGGCAAGGAACTGGCGACGGGCCTCCTCCCCGTCGTCCGCGGGGAAGCATCTGCCGAGGGTCGCGACGCATCGACCGTCGGGCTGGTGAACGCGATCTCGACACTGAAAGGGTGA
- a CDS encoding translocation/assembly module TamB domain-containing protein: protein MLQFRTVRTRIAALAALGGAFLLPAPAAHAQGFIANQIENLISTENAQVEIEGLSGALSGNIRIESLTVSDPDGVYLTARDLALDWSPTALIRRTVEIQRLTAGSIDFTRLPQGTAATAEDDSGGGGFSLPNITANVGEISIGRFTLGEAVAGVAAELSANGGLNLTRDPAALDVRLAVERLDRPGTVNATIGFAPDANRLVLNVDANEPEGGIIAGLLKLPGAPPVTVNVTGNGPLSDFTANGALDIASERAITIEAAVQDGAEGRRLTANISTITGPFVPAQYADMVGETATVAADILLRTEGGIVTVNRGQLVSGALQLDASGTYDPAGSTNDLRVTLATDEGNPVPLSFGQLGARSVLEVSSLDATLSGALASAALTVEAAARTAGYEDYLARDVTLRATSPGFDLNAISGPFQLALDAASASAPEGVAANVLTGPIALAVDGQLTEGEIVIDSNSLTTGAASAAVTGRAARDFSTFDFALRSDVESAALAQQLTQYAGERIALSGSVSRTAEGYEGRDLTIEGTGLSVEASGSLSGETISANASGTLDQAQIPDSGLTGTADFTLNAAGTLGAPQVDLTLNGANLDIAGRTLQEITARIDGTFAPEAPNGTVAVNGRFNDQPLEVTADFDTAGDVRNLRNLAIVQGDNRVTGAVALTAANVPSGDLDIAAPDLSTLAGLVGVEASGDVAGTLAFTTPGGAPQAAIDIRSTSLSFGETDLANATVDVTLFDYIDRPQAEGAIQAASLALTSLTVAALDIDLSRLNDATVIDGSTTINTIATALNGSVSSIQGETAIDLRRLTADIDGAAVALREPTRVTIGQSGVNLGRILLAVGQGGLELTGAISDEVQLDLALDAFPLAVANPFVAGLDAAGTLSGDVSTAGPADNIRADFNVALAGLQSAQTRQAELPAVDGALAGRYRGGIASLDTARLEIGGGTVTVSGDVGQTLDAVLTLTDIPVSIANGFVSDLGASGMLSGRAEATGDLDNPIVVFDLDGRDISAERVAAAGTGSMTIDLSGRLANYTVRLSQAVADIGSGSVRATGSVGRDLDLDLDIDRLPVALANAFVPGLDATGDVSGTARATGTLARPQATFQLAGGNLAAAPLRQSGVDTVALDIAGAYRNDALTLERGDIRAGGGTLNVSGTVGDTLDLQLAMQQLPLALANAASPTLGAQGTLSGTARATGSLAAPAATFDINGANISVAASRAAGAPSASLVAAGDFRDETVALRTARIDLSGGGSIVATGSAGRRLNLDVTLSDVPASIAAAAAPDVAPQGTIGGNIQARGTIANPDVTYDMRVGGLSLAQTREAGVGPLDVAARGTYAQNRVTLDGNLSGSGIAFNADGSVNLAGTPAFDLALNGNAPLSLANRILAEGGRSIQGDVSVNARVSGTAANPNVSGTVSTSGARFVDTGINLAVENINTTIALSGDRASINAFSANLGSGGSINVAGGVGLGAGFPADIAVTIRDGRYADGELFSTRLNADLTLTGPITGAAVLGGTVNAQEIAIVVPDTLPSSLADLDVRHVNAPAAVYRQQREINPDSGASGASGGGITLDLTLNAPNRVFVRGRGLDLELGGTIRITGPASNVGIVGGFDLQRGRLQILSRRLDFERASLSFTGNLIPTLDFLAQSDTGEATVYVAVTGPAENPAFTFSSSPALPQDEVLARLIFGQATSDLSPLQIAQLASAAASLAGVGGSTGLLDNLRSQLGVDDIDIRTTADGQAAVGVGQYLNENTYIGVDTTGRVSIDLELGRDIKARAAVTAGGGGEVGVFYEKEY from the coding sequence ATGCTGCAGTTCCGCACCGTCCGCACCCGCATCGCCGCCCTCGCCGCCCTTGGCGGGGCGTTCCTGTTGCCCGCGCCCGCAGCCCATGCGCAAGGGTTCATCGCCAACCAGATCGAAAACCTGATCTCGACCGAGAACGCGCAGGTGGAGATCGAGGGCCTGTCGGGCGCGCTGTCCGGCAATATCCGCATCGAAAGCCTGACCGTATCGGATCCGGACGGCGTCTACCTGACGGCGCGCGATCTGGCGCTGGACTGGTCGCCGACGGCGCTGATCCGGCGCACGGTGGAAATCCAGCGCCTGACCGCGGGCTCTATCGACTTCACGCGGCTGCCGCAGGGCACCGCCGCTACGGCCGAGGATGACAGCGGCGGCGGCGGATTCTCGCTGCCCAACATCACCGCCAATGTCGGCGAGATCTCCATCGGCCGCTTTACGCTCGGCGAGGCCGTTGCCGGCGTCGCGGCGGAACTGTCGGCCAATGGTGGGCTGAACCTCACGCGTGACCCGGCCGCGCTCGATGTGCGCCTCGCCGTGGAGCGGCTGGACAGGCCGGGTACGGTCAACGCGACGATTGGCTTTGCCCCGGACGCGAACCGCCTGGTCCTGAACGTCGATGCGAACGAGCCGGAAGGCGGCATCATCGCCGGCCTCCTGAAGCTGCCCGGCGCACCGCCTGTCACCGTCAACGTCACGGGCAATGGTCCCCTCAGCGATTTCACCGCCAATGGCGCGCTCGACATCGCGTCCGAACGCGCCATCACCATCGAGGCGGCCGTGCAGGACGGCGCCGAGGGCCGGCGCCTGACCGCCAATATCTCCACGATCACCGGCCCCTTCGTGCCGGCGCAGTACGCCGACATGGTGGGCGAGACGGCCACGGTCGCCGCGGATATCCTGCTGCGCACCGAAGGCGGCATCGTTACAGTCAACCGCGGCCAGCTCGTGTCGGGCGCACTGCAGCTCGATGCGTCCGGCACCTACGACCCGGCCGGCTCTACCAACGATCTGCGCGTCACGCTGGCGACGGACGAGGGCAACCCCGTACCGCTCTCGTTCGGCCAGCTCGGCGCACGCAGCGTGCTGGAAGTGTCGTCGCTGGACGCCACCCTTTCCGGCGCCCTGGCATCGGCCGCGCTGACCGTCGAGGCGGCGGCGCGCACCGCAGGCTACGAGGATTATCTTGCGCGGGATGTCACGCTGCGCGCGACGAGCCCGGGCTTCGACCTGAATGCGATCTCGGGCCCGTTCCAGCTTGCGCTGGACGCCGCCAGCGCCAGCGCGCCGGAAGGCGTCGCGGCGAACGTCTTGACCGGCCCCATCGCCCTCGCCGTCGATGGTCAGCTGACGGAGGGCGAGATCGTCATAGACTCCAACAGCCTGACGACAGGCGCGGCCAGCGCCGCCGTCACCGGGCGGGCGGCGCGCGATTTCTCGACATTCGACTTCGCCCTGCGCTCCGACGTGGAAAGCGCCGCGTTGGCGCAGCAACTGACGCAGTATGCCGGCGAGCGCATCGCCCTCAGCGGTTCGGTTTCGCGCACGGCCGAGGGCTACGAAGGACGCGACCTCACCATCGAAGGCACGGGTCTTTCGGTCGAGGCATCCGGCAGCCTGTCCGGCGAAACCATTTCGGCCAATGCGTCGGGCACGCTCGACCAGGCACAGATACCGGACTCCGGCTTGACCGGCACCGCCGACTTCACCCTGAATGCCGCCGGCACGCTCGGTGCACCGCAGGTCGACCTGACGTTGAACGGCGCGAACCTCGACATAGCGGGGCGGACGCTGCAGGAAATCACCGCTCGTATCGATGGCACCTTCGCACCGGAGGCGCCCAACGGTACGGTCGCGGTCAACGGGCGGTTCAACGACCAGCCGCTGGAAGTGACGGCCGATTTCGATACCGCAGGCGACGTCCGAAACTTGCGCAACCTTGCCATCGTGCAGGGCGACAACCGCGTCACCGGTGCAGTGGCGCTCACCGCCGCCAACGTACCGTCCGGCGATCTCGATATTGCCGCACCCGATCTATCCACGCTCGCGGGCCTTGTCGGCGTCGAGGCCAGCGGCGACGTGGCGGGTACGCTCGCCTTCACCACGCCGGGCGGCGCGCCGCAGGCCGCCATCGACATCCGGTCCACCTCGTTGTCCTTCGGCGAAACGGACCTGGCCAATGCCACGGTGGATGTGACCCTGTTCGATTACATCGACAGGCCGCAGGCCGAAGGCGCGATACAGGCCGCGTCGCTGGCCCTGACCTCGCTGACGGTTGCAGCCCTCGACATCGACCTGTCGCGCCTCAACGATGCGACAGTCATCGATGGCAGCACCACCATCAACACTATCGCCACCGCATTGAACGGCAGCGTCTCCTCGATACAGGGCGAGACGGCCATAGACCTGCGCCGCCTGACGGCCGACATCGATGGCGCCGCCGTGGCGCTGCGGGAGCCGACCCGCGTCACCATCGGGCAGAGCGGGGTCAACCTTGGACGCATCCTTCTGGCCGTCGGCCAGGGCGGGCTGGAGCTGACCGGCGCAATTTCCGACGAAGTCCAGCTCGACCTGGCGCTGGATGCCTTCCCCCTCGCCGTCGCCAACCCCTTCGTCGCCGGTCTAGATGCGGCGGGCACGCTGTCGGGCGACGTGTCCACTGCCGGTCCGGCCGACAATATCCGCGCCGATTTCAATGTGGCGCTGGCCGGGCTGCAGAGCGCCCAGACGCGCCAGGCCGAGCTGCCGGCCGTGGACGGCGCCCTTGCGGGACGGTATCGCGGCGGCATCGCAAGCCTGGATACGGCCCGTCTGGAAATCGGCGGCGGTACGGTGACCGTGTCGGGAGACGTCGGCCAGACGCTGGATGCCGTCCTGACCCTCACCGACATTCCGGTATCCATCGCCAATGGTTTCGTGTCCGATCTCGGCGCATCCGGCATGCTCAGCGGGCGGGCCGAGGCGACGGGGGACCTCGACAACCCCATCGTCGTCTTCGACCTCGACGGGCGCGACATTTCGGCTGAAAGAGTGGCCGCCGCCGGCACCGGGTCCATGACGATCGACCTGTCCGGCCGGCTGGCCAACTATACCGTCCGCCTGTCGCAGGCCGTCGCCGACATCGGGTCCGGATCCGTCCGCGCCACCGGCAGCGTCGGGCGGGATCTCGACCTTGATCTCGACATCGACCGCCTGCCTGTCGCGCTGGCCAATGCCTTCGTGCCGGGACTCGACGCCACGGGCGACGTTTCGGGCACGGCAAGGGCCACCGGCACCCTGGCGCGTCCGCAGGCGACGTTCCAGCTTGCGGGCGGCAATCTTGCCGCCGCGCCGTTGCGCCAGTCGGGCGTGGACACGGTGGCGCTCGACATTGCGGGCGCCTACCGCAACGACGCGCTGACGCTCGAGCGGGGCGACATCCGCGCCGGTGGCGGCACGTTGAACGTGTCCGGAACGGTCGGCGATACCCTGGATCTGCAACTGGCCATGCAGCAGCTTCCGCTGGCGCTGGCCAATGCGGCCTCCCCTACCCTCGGAGCGCAAGGCACGCTGTCCGGAACGGCGCGCGCCACAGGCTCGCTTGCGGCGCCCGCCGCCACCTTCGATATCAATGGTGCCAACATCTCGGTTGCGGCCTCGCGCGCCGCGGGCGCCCCTTCGGCAAGCCTTGTCGCGGCGGGCGATTTCCGCGACGAAACGGTTGCCCTGCGCACCGCGCGCATCGACCTGTCCGGCGGCGGCAGCATCGTGGCCACAGGCAGCGCAGGACGGCGGCTCAACCTCGATGTGACCCTGTCCGACGTTCCCGCCTCCATCGCGGCGGCGGCCGCGCCGGACGTAGCGCCGCAGGGCACGATCGGCGGCAACATCCAGGCGCGCGGCACCATCGCCAATCCGGATGTCACCTACGACATGCGCGTCGGCGGCCTTTCCCTGGCCCAAACGCGGGAGGCGGGTGTCGGCCCACTGGATGTCGCGGCACGGGGCACCTATGCGCAGAACAGGGTTACCCTGGACGGCAACCTCTCCGGCTCGGGCATCGCCTTCAACGCCGACGGGTCCGTCAACCTGGCGGGCACGCCGGCCTTCGACCTGGCGCTGAACGGCAACGCGCCGCTGTCGCTGGCCAACCGCATCCTGGCCGAGGGCGGCCGCTCCATCCAGGGCGATGTCAGCGTCAATGCACGCGTGTCCGGCACGGCGGCCAACCCCAATGTCAGTGGCACCGTGTCCACCAGCGGCGCCCGCTTCGTCGATACCGGCATCAACCTCGCGGTCGAGAACATCAACACGACGATTGCCTTGTCCGGCGACCGCGCGTCGATCAACGCCTTCTCGGCCAATCTCGGCAGTGGCGGCTCGATCAACGTCGCAGGTGGCGTCGGCCTCGGCGCGGGCTTCCCCGCCGACATCGCCGTCACCATCCGCGATGGCCGCTATGCCGATGGCGAACTGTTTTCCACCCGGCTCAACGCAGACCTGACCCTGACGGGCCCGATTACCGGTGCTGCCGTGCTTGGCGGAACGGTGAACGCGCAGGAAATCGCCATCGTCGTGCCGGACACGCTGCCCAGTTCGCTTGCCGATCTCGACGTGCGGCACGTCAATGCGCCGGCTGCCGTGTACCGCCAGCAACGGGAGATCAATCCGGACTCCGGCGCCAGCGGCGCCAGCGGCGGCGGCATCACCCTGGATCTGACGCTGAATGCACCAAACCGCGTCTTCGTGCGCGGCCGTGGCCTCGACCTGGAGCTGGGCGGCACCATCCGCATCACCGGACCGGCGTCCAATGTCGGCATCGTCGGCGGCTTCGACCTGCAGCGCGGCCGTTTGCAGATCCTCAGCCGGCGGCTGGACTTCGAGCGCGCCTCCCTGTCCTTCACCGGCAACCTCATCCCGACGCTGGACTTTTTGGCGCAGTCGGATACGGGCGAGGCTACCGTCTACGTCGCGGTCACCGGCCCGGCCGAAAACCCGGCATTCACCTTCAGTTCCAGCCCGGCGCTGCCGCAGGACGAGGTGCTGGCCCGGCTGATCTTCGGACAGGCCACCAGCGACCTGTCGCCCCTGCAGATCGCGCAGCTCGCTTCGGCGGCCGCGTCGCTGGCGGGCGTCGGCGGCTCGACGGGGCTTCTCGACAATCTCCGCTCGCAGCTCGGCGTCGACGACATCGACATCCGCACCACGGCGGATGGGCAGGCGGCGGTGGGTGTCGGCCAGTATCTGAACGAGAACACCTATATCGGCGTCGATACCACGGGACGGGTCTCCATCGACCTCGAGCTCGGGCGCGACATCAAGGCGCGCGCGGCCGTCACGGCCGGGGGCGGCGGCGAGGTCGGCGTATTCTATGAGAAAGAATACTGA